A stretch of Desulfovibrio desulfuricans DSM 642 DNA encodes these proteins:
- a CDS encoding M20 family metallo-hydrolase, giving the protein MKSVRVDKARLQNRMEAISAFGASAGGGVTRLALSDADKDARQQLSAWLKELGCEIHVDGMGNIFAVLPGKDRSLPPVMTGSHGDSQPLGGRFDGMLGVVAGVEVVNTLRDAGVTLLRDLVVADWTNEEGSRFTPGCSGSGVWAGKLAQQDMYALKDQQGLTLGGELTRIGFRGDSSYFPRPVHAAFELHIEQGPVLEEKSIPIGIPQGIVCLRWYNVRVQGVPNHAGPTPMTSRHDAIYAFSLMAARIFEIARSSGQVVATVGEVHASPNSRNVIAGDVQFTIDVRGWDESATDNVCLRIEAALAEAAQLAGCEVTPERIWQVSRVPFDQRLRGMVREAATNLGLPCLDMVSGASHDMIYIAQVAPGAMIFVPSMGGRSHAEVENTSWEDCAAGADVLLHCLMRAGNEHG; this is encoded by the coding sequence ATGAAATCTGTGCGTGTAGACAAAGCGCGGCTGCAAAACCGCATGGAAGCAATATCTGCATTCGGGGCATCTGCGGGCGGCGGCGTCACCCGGCTGGCCCTGTCCGATGCGGACAAAGACGCCCGGCAGCAACTCAGCGCATGGCTGAAGGAGCTGGGCTGTGAAATCCATGTGGACGGCATGGGCAACATCTTTGCCGTGCTGCCGGGCAAGGACAGAAGCCTGCCCCCGGTGATGACAGGTTCTCACGGCGATTCCCAGCCGCTCGGCGGACGTTTTGACGGCATGCTGGGCGTTGTGGCTGGCGTGGAAGTTGTGAACACCCTGCGCGATGCGGGCGTGACCCTGCTGCGCGATCTGGTGGTGGCCGACTGGACCAATGAGGAAGGTTCCCGCTTCACCCCCGGCTGCTCCGGCTCCGGAGTATGGGCTGGCAAGCTGGCGCAACAAGATATGTACGCCCTCAAAGACCAGCAAGGCCTTACCCTTGGCGGGGAGCTCACACGCATCGGCTTCCGGGGCGATTCCAGTTATTTCCCCCGCCCTGTGCATGCGGCCTTTGAACTGCACATAGAACAGGGGCCTGTGCTGGAAGAGAAAAGCATCCCCATCGGCATACCACAGGGCATTGTGTGCCTGCGCTGGTACAATGTGCGCGTGCAGGGCGTGCCCAACCATGCCGGGCCAACGCCCATGACCAGCAGGCACGATGCCATATACGCCTTTTCGCTCATGGCGGCGCGCATCTTTGAGATCGCCCGCAGTTCCGGCCAGGTGGTTGCCACTGTAGGCGAAGTGCATGCTTCGCCTAACTCGCGCAACGTCATTGCCGGGGATGTGCAGTTCACCATCGACGTCCGCGGCTGGGACGAATCCGCCACAGATAATGTGTGCCTACGCATCGAGGCCGCGCTGGCCGAAGCTGCGCAACTGGCGGGGTGTGAGGTAACGCCCGAGCGCATCTGGCAGGTTTCGCGCGTGCCCTTTGACCAGCGCCTGCGCGGAATGGTGCGCGAGGCCGCGACCAACCTTGGCCTGCCCTGCCTGGACATGGTCTCCGGAGCATCGCACGACATGATCTATATTGCCCAGGTTGCGCCGGGAGCCATGATATTTGTGCCCAGTATGGGCGGACGCAGCCATGCCGAGGTAGAAAACACCTCGTGGGAAGACTGCGCGGCAGGCGCTGACGTGCTGCTGCACTGTCTGATGCGCGCGGGCAACGAACATGGTTAG
- the rnhA gene encoding ribonuclease HI yields the protein MQKVTIHTDGSCLGNPGPGGWAAVLKLDDQDYRKEFAGGYKLTTNNRMEILAVVEALSQLQNPCEVELYSDSKYVCDSIEKRWVWGWQKKGWIKSDKKPALNVDLWKRLLPLLSTHKVRMRWLKGHAGHPENERCDVLARAEAGRRDLPPDTGYNP from the coding sequence ATGCAGAAAGTGACCATTCATACTGACGGCTCATGTCTGGGCAATCCCGGCCCCGGCGGCTGGGCCGCCGTACTCAAACTTGACGATCAGGACTACCGCAAGGAATTTGCCGGAGGCTACAAGCTGACCACCAACAACCGCATGGAAATCCTGGCGGTTGTGGAAGCCCTGAGCCAGTTGCAAAACCCCTGCGAAGTCGAGCTCTACTCCGACTCAAAATACGTATGCGACAGCATTGAAAAGCGTTGGGTCTGGGGCTGGCAGAAAAAGGGCTGGATCAAGAGCGACAAAAAGCCCGCCCTCAATGTGGATCTGTGGAAGCGCCTGCTGCCCCTGCTTTCCACCCACAAGGTGCGCATGCGCTGGCTGAAAGGCCATGCCGGGCACCCTGAGAACGAACGTTGCGACGTTCTGGCCCGCGCAGAAGCTGGCCGCAGGGATCTGCCCCCCGACACGGGCTATAATCCCTAG
- a CDS encoding membrane protein: MTATSPDTALTLASLWHSLGWPLLRLLLGLAVGLLVANLLEALRWTRHLARLAAPLAQTAHLREVAGASFSLAFVSPAAANGLLSDSHNLGELSSNELMLANLFNSLPAYLVHTPTIFLLTWPVLGTPALVYVGLTFIAAAGRTGFTVVLSRWLLPPPPPGCIACQNIKQAGTSWREALNKAWRRFLRRLPKLVYFTAPIYVLMFCMQRYGYFALAEAWLADHMGWLSFLKPQAMGIIVLHLAAELGAALGAAGSVLQTGGLSPRDVVLALMVGNILSTPMRAIRHQLPSYAGFFRPALAMRLILANQGLRAASMTVVTLAYYFCT, translated from the coding sequence ATGACAGCAACCTCCCCAGATACCGCACTCACACTCGCAAGCCTCTGGCATTCCCTGGGCTGGCCCTTGCTGCGTCTGCTGCTGGGGCTGGCGGTGGGCCTGCTTGTGGCAAACCTTCTGGAGGCCCTGCGCTGGACGCGCCATCTTGCCCGGCTTGCCGCGCCCCTGGCCCAGACCGCCCATCTGCGCGAAGTTGCGGGTGCGAGTTTTTCGCTGGCCTTTGTGTCCCCCGCCGCTGCCAACGGCCTCCTCTCTGACAGCCATAATCTGGGCGAGCTTTCGAGCAACGAGCTTATGCTGGCAAACCTGTTCAACAGCCTGCCAGCCTACCTAGTGCACACGCCCACCATTTTTCTGCTCACCTGGCCGGTACTGGGCACTCCTGCCCTGGTGTACGTGGGGCTTACATTTATCGCCGCCGCAGGACGCACGGGCTTTACCGTTGTGCTTTCACGCTGGCTGCTGCCGCCGCCACCGCCGGGCTGTATTGCCTGTCAGAACATCAAGCAGGCGGGCACATCGTGGCGCGAGGCCCTGAACAAGGCCTGGCGGCGCTTTTTGCGGCGTCTTCCCAAGCTGGTGTACTTCACGGCGCCCATTTACGTGCTTATGTTCTGCATGCAGCGCTACGGCTATTTTGCGCTGGCAGAGGCATGGCTCGCCGATCACATGGGCTGGCTCTCGTTTTTGAAGCCGCAGGCCATGGGCATCATTGTGCTGCACCTGGCGGCGGAGCTTGGCGCGGCCCTTGGCGCTGCGGGCAGCGTGCTGCAAACTGGCGGGCTTTCGCCGCGCGATGTGGTGCTGGCCCTCATGGTGGGCAATATCCTTTCCACACCCATGCGGGCCATACGGCACCAGCTGCCATCCTATGCGGGCTTTTTCCGCCCGGCGCTGGCCATGCGGCTTATCCTCGCCAATCAGGGGCTGCGGGCCGCCAGTATGACCGTTGTGACCCTCGCTTACTACTTCTGCACATAA
- a CDS encoding C-GCAxxG-C-C family protein produces MSTPPELEEVQEDFNMGIICAQQVLAHFADRLGLTEAIALRIASAFGSGMGKAEVCGCVSGSLMVIGMMYGPSGPCPRPQKDAFYARRDAFTEAFAKAHGSLQCCGVLGHDITTPEGMAAVKQNNLFIKTCAPLVCHTCALLEEYL; encoded by the coding sequence ATGAGCACCCCTCCTGAACTTGAAGAAGTGCAAGAAGACTTCAACATGGGCATTATCTGCGCGCAGCAGGTGCTGGCCCACTTTGCAGACAGGCTTGGCCTGACGGAAGCAATAGCCCTGCGCATTGCCTCGGCCTTCGGCTCAGGCATGGGCAAGGCCGAGGTATGCGGCTGCGTTTCCGGCTCGCTCATGGTCATAGGCATGATGTACGGCCCGAGCGGCCCATGCCCGCGCCCGCAAAAGGACGCCTTTTACGCCCGGCGCGACGCCTTTACCGAAGCTTTTGCCAAGGCTCACGGCAGCTTGCAGTGCTGCGGCGTTCTGGGGCATGACATTACCACGCCCGAGGGCATGGCAGCTGTCAAACAGAACAATCTTTTCATCAAAACCTGTGCGCCGCTGGTTTGCCACACCTGCGCGCTGCTCGAAGAATACCTCTAG
- a CDS encoding site-2 protease family protein — MLNLDLSQVLSTLAVAAVPALLGIILHEVAHGWVAYRCGDPTAKYMGRLTLNPLPHIDPMGLLAFVLTSLSGSFVFGWAKPVPFNPRYFRNPAKDMMLVALAGPLTNFLLAGLFGLLLWAVLHIFPPQQWMDSTSYVFALKTIQTGVIINFGLGWLNLMPIPPLDGSKVVAYFLPPNAAYRYLSVERYGFVILLLLLFTGALGLVLGPLVSGSALGLLSLLGII, encoded by the coding sequence ATGCTGAACCTAGACCTTTCCCAGGTGCTGAGCACCCTGGCAGTAGCCGCTGTCCCCGCTCTTCTGGGCATCATTCTGCATGAAGTGGCCCACGGATGGGTGGCCTACCGCTGCGGCGACCCCACCGCCAAATACATGGGGCGGCTGACCCTGAATCCCCTGCCGCACATTGACCCCATGGGGCTGCTGGCCTTTGTGCTCACCAGCCTTTCCGGAAGCTTTGTTTTTGGCTGGGCCAAGCCTGTTCCGTTCAATCCCCGCTACTTCCGCAATCCCGCAAAAGACATGATGCTGGTGGCTCTTGCCGGGCCGCTCACAAACTTTCTGCTGGCAGGGCTTTTTGGCCTTTTGCTGTGGGCGGTGCTGCATATTTTTCCGCCGCAGCAATGGATGGACAGCACAAGTTACGTCTTTGCGCTCAAGACCATACAGACGGGCGTAATCATTAATTTCGGGTTGGGCTGGCTCAATCTGATGCCCATTCCTCCGTTGGACGGCAGCAAGGTTGTAGCCTATTTTCTGCCCCCAAACGCCGCATATCGTTACCTGAGTGTGGAGCGTTACGGATTTGTCATTCTTTTGTTGTTGCTGTTCACCGGGGCGCTTGGGCTTGTGCTTGGCCCGCTGGTCAGCGGCAGCGCCCTTGGCCTGCTGTCGCTGCTGGGTATCATTTAG
- the ruvX gene encoding Holliday junction resolvase RuvX, which produces MKFVAVDYGLARTGLAASDPEGRLAFPLATLRLEDFTDRKAFLAALAERIAEAGAEAVVVGLPLTLDGEETMTTRQIRNVTERLKRRVPLPFFFMIEALSSEEAWADLREAGLKMRKRKAVLDQQAAVRILSSFLSLAPQDRRPA; this is translated from the coding sequence GTGAAATTCGTTGCCGTTGATTACGGTCTGGCCCGCACGGGCCTTGCCGCATCCGACCCTGAGGGCCGGCTGGCCTTTCCGCTGGCTACCTTGCGGCTTGAGGATTTTACCGACCGCAAGGCCTTTCTGGCCGCCCTTGCCGAGCGCATTGCCGAAGCCGGGGCAGAAGCGGTGGTGGTAGGTTTGCCCCTGACCCTTGATGGGGAAGAAACCATGACCACGCGCCAGATACGCAACGTAACCGAGCGCCTCAAGCGCCGGGTGCCGCTGCCTTTTTTCTTTATGATTGAGGCGCTGAGTTCCGAGGAAGCCTGGGCCGACCTGCGCGAGGCCGGTCTGAAAATGCGCAAACGCAAGGCAGTGCTTGACCAGCAGGCCGCTGTGCGCATTCTTTCTTCCTTTCTTTCGCTTGCGCCCCAAGACCGGAGACCCGCATGA
- the mltG gene encoding endolytic transglycosylase MltG, producing the protein MKTLLRALGLLLLLALAGGGWVAYEAHTFLTTAPETPGRDVFFDVPAGARLAQVSAGLVKQGVVTDARKLDLLARYKKWENRLQAGRFALNTGWLPEKVLDELVNGHPVLYRVTVPEGLTWWQTGKVLEEAGLVVFDDFRKVVTDPDFLRHYGIPFATAEGFLMPDTYLLKKNDVVDLAQAKAVAGRMVDNFWRKTASVWPDGKKPGPSQTEQLKTWVILASIVEKETGIDAERARVAGVYQNRINKGMLLQADPTVIYGLGPNFDGNLRRRDLDDPNNLYNTYQRPGLTPGPICSFGAAALAAAVRPEAHNYLYFVAKFDGGEHVFSTNLNDHNKAVRQYLQNRRNAKPAAPDAR; encoded by the coding sequence ATGAAAACATTGTTGCGCGCGCTGGGCCTGCTGCTTTTGCTGGCCCTCGCAGGCGGAGGATGGGTGGCTTACGAGGCTCACACCTTCCTCACCACCGCACCGGAAACCCCAGGCCGCGATGTTTTTTTTGACGTTCCAGCCGGGGCGCGTCTGGCGCAGGTAAGCGCAGGGCTGGTCAAGCAGGGGGTTGTGACCGACGCCCGCAAGCTTGACCTGCTGGCCCGCTATAAAAAATGGGAAAACCGCCTCCAGGCTGGCAGATTCGCCCTCAATACGGGCTGGCTGCCGGAAAAGGTGCTGGACGAGCTGGTCAACGGACACCCCGTGCTGTACCGCGTCACTGTGCCGGAAGGCCTCACATGGTGGCAGACGGGCAAGGTGCTGGAGGAAGCCGGACTTGTGGTTTTTGACGACTTTCGCAAGGTCGTGACCGACCCGGACTTTTTGCGTCATTACGGCATTCCTTTTGCTACGGCTGAGGGCTTTTTGATGCCGGATACGTATCTGCTCAAAAAGAATGACGTTGTCGATCTGGCACAGGCCAAGGCCGTTGCCGGACGCATGGTGGACAACTTCTGGCGCAAGACCGCCAGCGTGTGGCCCGACGGCAAAAAACCGGGGCCGAGCCAGACAGAACAGCTCAAAACATGGGTTATCCTTGCTTCCATTGTGGAAAAGGAAACAGGCATTGACGCAGAGCGCGCCCGCGTGGCCGGGGTCTACCAGAACCGCATTAACAAGGGCATGCTGCTCCAGGCCGACCCCACAGTGATTTACGGCCTTGGACCCAACTTTGACGGCAACCTGCGCCGCCGCGATCTGGACGATCCCAATAACCTATACAACACTTATCAGCGCCCCGGCCTGACGCCAGGCCCCATCTGCTCGTTCGGCGCAGCGGCCCTTGCCGCAGCTGTCCGCCCCGAGGCGCACAACTATCTGTACTTTGTGGCGAAATTCGATGGTGGCGAGCATGTTTTTTCCACCAACCTCAATGACCACAACAAGGCCGTGCGGCAGTATCTGCAAAACCGCCGCAATGCCAAGCCCGCCGCGCCCGACGCGCGCTAA
- a CDS encoding cobyrinate a,c-diamide synthase: MPKPQPSIPGLVIGGTGSNAGKTTFTLSLLCALHARGLLARAAKTGPDYIDAAFHAALTGQPAANLDTWMCREAAPSPAEQPLPAGRIPKGLGRVFERMSASCSQHGDADDAKAGTNSSAKPDLLVVEGAMGLFDGGHRGAGSTAHLASLLGLPVLLVLNAGGMGQSIAALAEGFLHHRPAWAGGLPVRFLGMVCTHVGSARHADLLRQSLTPLAKSAGVPLLGLLPRQGPPELPSRHLGLVEAREALPAVDRQALTQWVEQHCDLNRMLKLAGVQTSQRAVDADKSGASMPEVARQARLSEAHEPPSDKFFPLSDAQTQRPPRPHRKRRPVVGLAWDEAFSFCYADLPAVLHEFGAHVVAFSPLRDAAPPAECSGLYFPGGYPELHAPRLAANTAMRAALHGLAAQGMPMYGECGGYIYLMQSVQMAGQGHAMSGLLPRNCALGASKAALGYRAAQAAHGWPALNQLAPRPMWVRGHEFHYAQEEETPLPTPCRPLWKLYDSQGRFLRDEGCRLGSVAGSWLHCYPEGSRRFWRGWLRTCAAYFSDTRP; the protein is encoded by the coding sequence ATGCCCAAGCCGCAGCCGAGCATACCCGGCCTTGTCATAGGCGGCACGGGCAGTAATGCGGGCAAAACGACCTTTACCCTCTCCTTGCTCTGCGCCCTGCACGCTCGCGGGCTCTTGGCCCGCGCGGCCAAGACCGGGCCGGACTATATTGATGCTGCCTTTCATGCGGCGCTGACAGGCCAGCCCGCAGCCAATCTGGACACATGGATGTGCCGGGAAGCCGCGCCGTCCCCTGCTGAACAACCCCTGCCCGCAGGGCGCATCCCCAAAGGGTTGGGCCGCGTTTTTGAACGCATGTCCGCAAGTTGTTCCCAGCATGGGGACGCGGACGACGCAAAGGCCGGAACAAATTCTTCCGCCAAGCCAGACCTGCTGGTGGTGGAAGGGGCCATGGGCCTCTTTGACGGAGGACACCGTGGAGCGGGCAGCACTGCGCATCTGGCCTCCCTGCTGGGTCTGCCCGTACTGCTGGTACTCAACGCAGGCGGTATGGGGCAGTCCATTGCCGCGCTGGCAGAGGGCTTCCTGCATCACCGTCCCGCATGGGCAGGCGGTCTGCCTGTCCGTTTTCTTGGCATGGTGTGCACCCATGTGGGCAGCGCCCGCCACGCCGACCTGCTGCGCCAGTCATTGACGCCCTTGGCAAAGAGCGCTGGCGTGCCCCTCTTGGGCCTGCTGCCCCGTCAGGGCCCGCCGGAACTTCCCTCCCGCCATCTGGGGCTAGTGGAAGCGCGCGAGGCCCTGCCTGCGGTGGACAGGCAAGCGCTGACCCAATGGGTTGAGCAGCACTGCGACCTGAACCGCATGCTCAAACTGGCGGGAGTGCAGACGTCACAAAGGGCAGTCGATGCAGACAAGTCCGGGGCGTCAATGCCGGAAGTTGCACGGCAAGCGCGATTATCCGAGGCACATGAACCGCCGTCAGACAAATTTTTTCCCCTTTCAGACGCACAAACGCAGCGCCCACCTCGCCCCCACCGCAAACGCAGGCCTGTTGTGGGCCTGGCATGGGACGAGGCTTTCAGCTTTTGTTATGCGGATCTGCCTGCCGTGCTGCACGAGTTTGGGGCGCACGTTGTCGCTTTTTCTCCCCTGCGGGATGCCGCGCCGCCAGCCGAATGTTCTGGCCTGTACTTTCCCGGCGGCTACCCGGAACTGCATGCCCCCCGGCTCGCGGCCAACACGGCCATGCGCGCAGCCCTGCACGGGCTGGCTGCACAGGGCATGCCCATGTACGGCGAGTGCGGGGGCTATATCTATCTCATGCAGTCCGTGCAGATGGCAGGGCAAGGCCACGCCATGAGCGGCCTCTTGCCGCGCAACTGCGCACTTGGCGCAAGCAAGGCTGCTCTAGGCTATCGGGCCGCACAGGCCGCGCATGGCTGGCCCGCGCTCAACCAGCTTGCCCCCCGGCCCATGTGGGTGCGCGGACACGAATTTCACTATGCGCAGGAAGAAGAAACACCCCTGCCCACCCCATGCCGTCCCCTGTGGAAGCTCTATGACAGCCAGGGCCGTTTTTTGCGGGATGAAGGCTGCCGCCTCGGATCTGTCGCCGGATCATGGCTGCACTGCTATCCCGAAGGCTCCCGCCGCTTCTGGCGCGGATGGCTGCGCACCTGCGCCGCCTACTTTTCAGACACACGCCCCTGA
- a CDS encoding precorrin-8X methylmutase: MVHNPTDKISVDLDPACTPAEIESRSFAIIDAEIPEPRTFDGPLWQVARRCVHTLGDTDIVNDLRLNAQSLEAGVSALLAGCTVYTDTRMAAAGLPMRRLEPLGVTVTPLMALPGLAELAASRGTTRSRAGLESIAQNMGGNIVVIGNAPTALLGLLDVLAQGAQPPALIVGMPVGFVNAAQSKELLRQSPWPHFTLLGRKGGSAVAAACINALADMALARRGLTQVAAL, translated from the coding sequence ATGGTTCACAACCCCACAGATAAAATCAGTGTTGATCTTGACCCGGCCTGCACCCCAGCCGAAATCGAAAGCCGCTCTTTCGCCATCATAGATGCGGAAATTCCTGAACCGCGAACCTTTGATGGCCCGCTCTGGCAAGTGGCTCGCCGCTGTGTCCACACCCTTGGCGATACGGATATCGTGAACGACCTGCGGCTGAATGCCCAGAGCCTTGAAGCTGGCGTGAGCGCCCTGCTCGCGGGCTGCACCGTGTATACCGACACCCGCATGGCTGCCGCTGGCCTGCCCATGCGCCGCCTTGAACCGCTAGGGGTAACGGTGACGCCTCTCATGGCACTGCCCGGCCTTGCGGAGCTTGCCGCCAGCCGGGGCACCACACGCTCCCGCGCCGGGCTTGAGAGCATTGCGCAGAATATGGGCGGCAACATTGTGGTCATCGGCAATGCGCCCACGGCCCTGCTGGGGCTTCTGGACGTGCTTGCGCAGGGCGCGCAGCCGCCTGCCCTTATAGTGGGCATGCCTGTGGGTTTTGTGAACGCGGCGCAGTCAAAGGAACTTCTGCGACAAAGCCCCTGGCCCCACTTTACCTTGCTGGGCCGTAAGGGCGGCTCCGCTGTGGCGGCGGCCTGCATCAACGCACTGGCGGACATGGCCCTTGCGCGGCGCGGCCTCACGCAGGTTGCGGCTCTTTAG
- a CDS encoding tautomerase family protein, producing MPVITIALHSTTEEVKKNLIEGLTAAAVAATSVPQEKFVVFVEEYATDAIGLGGRTLKAIKAAQQ from the coding sequence ATGCCCGTCATCACCATAGCCCTGCACAGCACAACGGAAGAAGTGAAGAAGAACCTGATTGAAGGCCTGACCGCAGCCGCAGTGGCGGCAACGTCCGTTCCGCAGGAAAAGTTCGTGGTATTTGTTGAGGAATACGCAACCGATGCCATCGGTCTGGGAGGCCGGACGCTCAAGGCCATCAAGGCTGCGCAGCAATAG
- a CDS encoding winged helix-turn-helix transcriptional regulator — translation MSIPIPGKPVRGSRSGVPLMALFDLLGKRWAMGVIWQLRKGPATFRALQEACESISPAVLNSRLKELREAKLVCTTNDGYALTDMGVELSLLLEPFGAWAITWAMEVAPEEAERWSELLSKRLA, via the coding sequence ATGAGCATACCCATACCAGGTAAACCTGTTCGAGGTTCCCGCAGCGGCGTGCCGCTCATGGCGCTGTTTGACCTGCTGGGCAAACGGTGGGCCATGGGAGTTATCTGGCAACTGCGCAAGGGGCCAGCCACATTCCGGGCCTTGCAGGAGGCCTGCGAATCCATATCCCCGGCGGTACTCAACAGCCGTTTGAAAGAACTGCGCGAGGCAAAACTCGTGTGCACCACCAATGACGGTTATGCCCTGACAGACATGGGTGTGGAGTTGAGCCTCCTGCTGGAGCCATTTGGAGCCTGGGCCATCACCTGGGCTATGGAAGTGGCCCCGGAGGAAGCCGAACGCTGGAGCGAACTGCTCAGCAAAAGGCTCGCGTAG
- a CDS encoding NAD-dependent epimerase has translation MHVLVTGAAGFIGYHLSQRLLADGHSVVGVDNCNDYYDVQLKKDRLGQLAAMPEAQRFRFELLDMADGPAMAALFAREGFTHVVNLAAQAGVRYSLQNPESYLNANLLGFGHILEGCRQNKVGHLLFASSSSVYGMNTARPYSVHHNVDHPVSLYAATKKSNELMAHSYSHLFRIPCTGLRFFTVYGPWGRPDMALHLFTTAIVRGEPIKVFNEGRMRRDFTYIDDIIEGVVRLLPLAPQPDPDFDPANPNPASSSAPWRIYNIGNNNTVELNDFISTLEDALDMKARKELLPMQPGDVESTWANIDDLTAATGFAPSTPLSEGIARFVAWYKEYYKI, from the coding sequence ATGCATGTTCTGGTAACAGGCGCAGCGGGCTTTATTGGATACCATCTTTCCCAACGGCTTCTGGCCGATGGGCACAGCGTGGTGGGCGTTGATAATTGCAACGACTATTACGATGTGCAACTAAAAAAAGACCGTCTGGGCCAACTTGCCGCCATGCCGGAGGCGCAGCGCTTCCGCTTTGAACTTCTGGACATGGCCGATGGCCCGGCAATGGCCGCCCTGTTTGCCCGCGAAGGATTTACCCATGTTGTCAACCTTGCGGCTCAGGCTGGCGTGCGCTACAGCCTCCAGAACCCGGAATCGTACCTCAATGCCAACCTGCTGGGCTTTGGGCATATTCTTGAAGGTTGCCGCCAGAACAAGGTGGGACATCTGCTTTTTGCCTCGTCTTCTTCAGTGTATGGCATGAACACGGCACGGCCCTACAGTGTGCACCATAATGTGGACCACCCGGTCAGCCTGTACGCCGCCACCAAGAAAAGCAACGAACTGATGGCCCATTCCTACAGCCACCTGTTCCGCATCCCCTGCACGGGATTGCGCTTCTTTACGGTATACGGCCCCTGGGGCAGACCGGACATGGCCCTGCACCTGTTCACCACCGCCATTGTGCGCGGCGAACCCATCAAGGTGTTCAACGAAGGGCGCATGCGCCGCGATTTTACCTATATCGACGACATCATCGAAGGCGTGGTGCGTCTGCTGCCGCTGGCCCCGCAGCCCGACCCGGACTTTGACCCCGCAAATCCCAACCCCGCCAGCAGCTCCGCACCCTGGCGCATCTACAACATAGGCAACAACAATACGGTGGAACTCAACGATTTCATCAGCACCCTTGAAGACGCCCTTGACATGAAGGCCCGCAAGGAACTTCTGCCCATGCAGCCGGGCGATGTTGAATCCACCTGGGCCAATATTGACGACCTCACCGCCGCCACCGGCTTTGCCCCTTCCACGCCCCTCAGCGAGGGTATAGCCCGCTTTGTGGCCTGGTACAAAGAGTATTATAAAATATGA